One region of Pyramidobacter sp. YE332 genomic DNA includes:
- a CDS encoding DsbA family protein: MNESGKKHRVTMFLDVICEWCYLAKGILDSLRGRYDLDVTLLFMEIHPDAPEGGMPMSWHVPEPEKFFGMLNAMGAPYGVRFRDRDVFSNTHKALLAAEYAKSIGKGENFLRAIWRAYMEEGKNISEEAVIEEAAMTAGLGPQALEVAWGAPEWGERLRENAVLNDRCGMDGNVPGFVIDGKYTLSGAQSAKTWEEILQRIERRGD, translated from the coding sequence ATGAACGAAAGCGGAAAAAAGCACCGCGTTACGATGTTCCTTGACGTTATTTGCGAATGGTGTTACCTGGCCAAAGGGATTTTGGACAGTCTGCGCGGCCGTTACGATCTTGACGTGACCCTGCTCTTTATGGAAATACATCCCGACGCGCCGGAAGGCGGGATGCCCATGAGCTGGCACGTCCCCGAACCGGAAAAGTTCTTCGGCATGCTGAACGCGATGGGAGCGCCTTACGGCGTCCGTTTCCGCGACAGGGACGTTTTTTCCAACACGCACAAGGCCCTGCTCGCCGCCGAGTACGCGAAATCCATCGGCAAGGGAGAAAATTTTCTGCGCGCGATCTGGAGAGCCTATATGGAAGAGGGAAAAAACATTTCCGAAGAGGCCGTGATCGAAGAAGCGGCCATGACGGCGGGGCTCGGCCCCCAGGCGCTCGAGGTCGCGTGGGGAGCTCCGGAGTGGGGCGAGCGCCTTCGGGAAAATGCCGTGCTGAACGATCGCTGCGGAATGGACGGCAACGTGCCCGGATTTGTCATCGACGGAAAATACACGCTCTCAGGCGCTCAGTCCGCAAAGACATGGGAAGAGATCCTGCAGAGGATCGAACGGAGGGGAGATTGA
- a CDS encoding glycine/sarcosine/betaine reductase component B subunit: MSKRLQIDYIHIKDVKFGDRTALDHGVLTIDKQELLDMAGSELFGKLDIKLARPGENCRILGIHDVMQPRCKADAPETSYPGIWGKLAPVGEGRTVALKGVVVSDIYYAKCNVKYYLDMGGECARYTNFSRHFHVILDAEPAEGVSDLSYAEALKYASLTLNVRLAKLGIGKTPDETKTYQLGPVGPGPDGKPLPRVAYHVVHMASHDTWNFLMYGQSALNFLPIVVQPTEILDGAMIWRYWEPNYFLQEEIYIKELMERHGKDIDFAGVVFSNNVMKIDGKDTMGMMTATLCKETLKADCVIVNKSGMGHCQLDQALAFNWEEKMGMRCVMNLSAVSNDRPGDMLVIADPRIDAVINSGRNYDLHHPRVERLIGEGTNVPSLLGVDARGPFTHTTNFAYQGIWSQLGDCYVTTDADLPYSK; the protein is encoded by the coding sequence ATGAGCAAGAGATTGCAGATTGATTACATCCACATTAAAGACGTGAAGTTCGGGGACCGAACGGCGCTCGATCACGGCGTTCTGACCATCGACAAACAGGAACTGCTGGATATGGCGGGCAGCGAGCTGTTCGGAAAGCTGGACATCAAACTTGCCCGTCCCGGCGAAAACTGCCGCATCCTCGGCATCCACGACGTCATGCAGCCCCGGTGCAAAGCGGACGCGCCCGAGACGTCGTATCCCGGCATTTGGGGGAAACTCGCCCCCGTGGGCGAGGGACGCACGGTGGCGCTCAAGGGCGTGGTCGTTTCCGACATTTACTACGCCAAGTGCAACGTCAAATACTATCTTGACATGGGCGGAGAGTGCGCCAGGTACACGAACTTTTCGCGCCACTTCCACGTGATCCTGGACGCCGAACCGGCGGAAGGGGTCAGCGACCTGAGCTATGCGGAAGCGCTGAAATACGCGTCCCTGACGCTCAACGTCCGTCTGGCAAAACTCGGCATCGGCAAAACCCCGGACGAGACGAAAACGTACCAGCTCGGTCCGGTAGGCCCGGGCCCCGACGGCAAGCCGCTTCCCCGGGTCGCGTACCACGTCGTCCACATGGCTTCGCACGATACCTGGAACTTCCTGATGTACGGGCAGAGCGCGCTGAACTTCCTGCCGATCGTCGTGCAGCCGACCGAGATATTGGACGGAGCGATGATCTGGCGCTACTGGGAGCCGAACTACTTCCTGCAGGAAGAGATCTACATCAAGGAACTGATGGAACGCCACGGCAAAGATATTGATTTTGCCGGCGTGGTCTTCTCCAACAACGTCATGAAAATCGACGGCAAGGACACCATGGGCATGATGACGGCAACGCTCTGCAAGGAAACGCTGAAGGCGGACTGCGTCATCGTCAACAAGTCCGGTATGGGGCACTGCCAGCTGGATCAGGCGCTCGCCTTCAACTGGGAGGAAAAGATGGGCATGCGGTGCGTGATGAATCTGAGCGCCGTTTCCAACGACAGGCCGGGCGACATGCTGGTCATCGCCGACCCAAGGATCGACGCGGTCATCAACAGCGGCCGGAACTACGATCTGCATCACCCGCGCGTGGAGCGCCTGATCGGCGAGGGGACGAACGTGCCTTCGCTGCTGGGCGTGGACGCGCGAGGCCCGTTCACGCATACGACGAACTTCGCGTATCAGGGGATCTGGTCGCAGCTCGGCGACTGTTACGTGACGACGGACGCGGACCTTCCCTACTCCAAATGA
- a CDS encoding alpha/beta fold hydrolase, producing the protein MEFSFESVFVRRKDNGKKIFVNRCFCPASYDAKNLLCVHGLTSSDHVFDLDYKDYSVARYFARNGYNVWCMDYGGYGLSDKYENGFDVDTENAAKDVVAVAGEICARQHADKLNVLGWSWGSMTSARASAMRPELFRRMAWVGPCFGGTLPSTVVKEPFTTLSYPYCVRVFQRVNGSDTEVDYATVEHGLVSLWVEQVFKNDAGHGRPNGGNRDISAAGDKWLIEPETVTCPVLLHFGDKDAYVDEGRVKIALDKLPNGSACNFMKGAGHALWVERDYYRPFRERTLAFFEEE; encoded by the coding sequence ATGGAGTTCTCGTTTGAAAGCGTTTTTGTACGGAGAAAAGACAACGGCAAGAAGATCTTCGTAAACAGGTGCTTCTGTCCGGCCAGCTACGACGCGAAGAACCTGCTTTGCGTACATGGGCTGACGTCGTCGGACCACGTATTTGACCTCGATTACAAGGATTACAGCGTGGCGCGCTATTTCGCGCGAAACGGTTATAACGTCTGGTGCATGGATTACGGCGGCTATGGGCTGTCGGACAAATACGAGAACGGTTTCGATGTGGACACGGAGAACGCGGCGAAGGACGTTGTCGCCGTCGCCGGGGAAATCTGCGCGCGCCAGCATGCCGACAAGCTGAACGTCCTTGGCTGGTCTTGGGGAAGCATGACCTCCGCCCGGGCTTCCGCGATGCGTCCCGAACTGTTCCGAAGAATGGCGTGGGTCGGCCCCTGTTTTGGCGGCACGCTTCCGTCGACCGTGGTCAAAGAACCTTTTACCACGCTTTCCTATCCGTATTGCGTGCGCGTGTTTCAAAGGGTGAACGGCTCGGATACGGAAGTCGACTATGCGACGGTGGAGCACGGTTTGGTGAGTCTGTGGGTCGAACAGGTGTTCAAAAACGACGCGGGTCACGGACGTCCCAATGGAGGCAACCGCGACATCTCGGCTGCAGGGGACAAATGGCTGATCGAACCGGAGACGGTCACGTGCCCCGTCCTTCTTCATTTCGGGGACAAAGACGCGTACGTCGACGAAGGACGGGTCAAAATAGCCCTTGACAAGCTACCGAACGGTTCCGCCTGCAATTTCATGAAAGGCGCGGGGCACGCGCTCTGGGTGGAAAGGGATTATTACAGACCCTTCCGCGAGCGGACTCTGGCGTTCTTTGAAGAGGAGTGA
- a CDS encoding alpha/beta fold hydrolase — MKYNCEVIDLARKDNGKKLYFTKFDCPASWGDKNVLLVHGLTYTQHVFDIKYKDYSVCEYFAKNGYTVWRVDLGGYGRSEEYENGFDVTTENAAKDILCAVEKICELQKVEKVPVVGWSWGTMTTAKAAELDKSTHISKIVWMGPFLGGAFPPAECKDPFTFLQYPYVVRVFQHLPGSDEDVDMDTVEPEIVGLWCDHVYKIDGKHGRPNGGNREILGCGDKWSVETKKVPCPVLIVTGDCDFYVNIDRVYQAAKELPEGSQLLHLHGAGHCMYLEKDYYKKARETILDFLNK, encoded by the coding sequence ATGAAGTACAATTGCGAAGTGATCGATCTGGCAAGGAAAGACAATGGCAAGAAACTGTACTTTACGAAATTTGACTGTCCCGCCAGCTGGGGCGACAAGAATGTACTGCTCGTACACGGTTTAACCTACACCCAGCACGTTTTTGACATCAAGTACAAGGATTACAGCGTCTGCGAATATTTTGCGAAAAACGGCTACACGGTGTGGCGCGTTGATCTCGGCGGATACGGACGTTCGGAAGAATACGAAAATGGTTTCGACGTCACGACCGAGAACGCTGCGAAAGATATCCTCTGCGCTGTGGAGAAAATCTGCGAACTCCAGAAGGTCGAGAAGGTCCCCGTCGTCGGCTGGTCCTGGGGAACCATGACGACGGCGAAGGCCGCCGAACTCGACAAGAGTACCCATATCAGCAAGATCGTCTGGATGGGACCGTTCCTGGGCGGCGCTTTCCCTCCCGCCGAGTGCAAGGATCCGTTTACTTTCCTGCAGTACCCGTACGTCGTCCGGGTATTCCAGCATCTTCCCGGCAGCGATGAAGACGTCGACATGGACACTGTCGAGCCCGAAATCGTAGGACTTTGGTGCGACCATGTCTACAAGATCGACGGCAAGCACGGCCGCCCGAACGGCGGAAACAGGGAAATTCTCGGCTGCGGCGACAAATGGTCGGTCGAAACCAAGAAAGTCCCGTGCCCCGTTCTGATCGTTACCGGAGACTGCGATTTCTATGTGAATATCGACCGCGTCTACCAAGCGGCCAAGGAACTGCCAGAAGGTTCTCAGCTTCTTCACCTGCACGGCGCCGGCCACTGCATGTACCTCGAGAAGGATTACTACAAGAAGGCCAGGGAGACGATCCTCGACTTCCTGAACAAGTAG
- a CDS encoding cupin domain-containing protein translates to MKKYLTGICLAAALLGAGAAFAAVELKPQKHGQCYTAEQLFVLDKEGAGGGMGTLHGEFAFRREQALEDDAIKEIGWMTLKPGAYIGLHAHKDNEDAYLIISGKGVFTDGNGNAWVVGPGDMTLARPGQAHGLANLYKEDLVFLDIIAKNNAANLEAIAQNPTGQCFQLKDLFDKNVEKAGAGKGTGVLYGKFAFRREQATDDQAIKEIGRMTLKKGASIGMHPHVDNDDTYIIIAGTGVFTGSDGKEIEVGPKSVTIAGPGESHALRNDNDQDLVFIDLIAKNHALKIAK, encoded by the coding sequence ATGAAGAAGTATCTCACTGGGATCTGTCTCGCTGCCGCGCTGCTGGGCGCCGGCGCGGCCTTCGCCGCCGTGGAGCTGAAGCCGCAGAAGCACGGCCAGTGCTACACGGCCGAACAGCTCTTCGTCCTCGACAAGGAAGGAGCCGGCGGCGGCATGGGCACGCTGCACGGCGAGTTCGCCTTCCGCCGCGAACAGGCGCTCGAAGACGACGCGATCAAGGAGATCGGCTGGATGACGCTGAAACCCGGCGCCTACATCGGCCTGCACGCCCACAAGGACAACGAGGACGCCTACCTGATCATCTCCGGCAAGGGCGTTTTCACCGACGGCAACGGCAACGCCTGGGTCGTCGGCCCCGGCGACATGACGCTGGCCCGCCCGGGACAGGCTCACGGCCTCGCCAACCTTTACAAGGAAGACCTCGTCTTCCTCGACATCATCGCCAAGAACAACGCCGCCAATCTCGAGGCGATCGCGCAGAACCCCACCGGTCAATGTTTCCAGCTGAAAGACCTTTTCGACAAGAACGTCGAGAAGGCCGGCGCAGGCAAGGGCACGGGCGTGCTCTACGGCAAGTTCGCCTTCCGCCGCGAGCAGGCCACCGACGATCAGGCCATCAAGGAGATCGGCCGGATGACCCTGAAGAAGGGGGCTTCCATCGGCATGCATCCGCACGTCGATAACGACGACACCTACATCATCATCGCCGGCACGGGCGTTTTCACCGGCAGCGACGGCAAGGAGATCGAAGTCGGGCCAAAATCCGTCACCATCGCCGGCCCCGGCGAAAGCCACGCGCTGCGCAACGACAACGATCAGGATCTGGTCTTCATCGACCTGATCGCCAAGAACCACGCGCTGAAGATCGCCAAATAA
- a CDS encoding TetR/AcrR family transcriptional regulator C-terminal domain-containing protein — translation MSVNLITKEAIASTLESLLLERQFSKIPVKDVTEACGISRNTFYYHFKDKYELMNWILDDDMAKNVENYDDPMRIPETFVSMCGFMYRRKKFYYPCMQYDGQDSLYQHLTDFFFELWKLNIDMVYAASGFKLSEYEITVYAKMNAHALVGLMRDWVHAGMRDNYRSYFEQVSEIFRVQSEMYAIMSENKQISKRSGATKNIGGVQAS, via the coding sequence ATGTCTGTAAATCTTATTACGAAGGAAGCGATCGCTTCGACGCTGGAGAGTCTTCTCCTGGAGAGGCAGTTTTCGAAGATCCCCGTAAAGGACGTCACCGAAGCCTGCGGCATCAGCCGGAATACATTCTATTATCACTTCAAGGACAAGTACGAGCTGATGAACTGGATCCTGGACGACGACATGGCGAAGAACGTGGAAAATTACGACGATCCCATGCGCATCCCCGAAACGTTTGTGTCCATGTGCGGTTTTATGTACCGGAGAAAGAAGTTTTACTACCCCTGCATGCAATACGACGGTCAGGATTCGTTGTACCAGCATCTGACGGATTTTTTCTTCGAACTGTGGAAACTCAACATCGACATGGTGTATGCGGCGTCCGGGTTCAAGCTGAGCGAGTACGAGATCACCGTTTACGCGAAAATGAACGCTCACGCTCTGGTGGGGCTGATGCGGGACTGGGTTCATGCAGGGATGCGCGACAATTACAGGAGTTATTTCGAGCAAGTCAGCGAGATATTCCGCGTACAGAGCGAGATGTACGCCATCATGTCCGAAAATAAACAGATATCGAAACGCAGCGGCGCGACGAAAAACATTGGGGGAGTACAGGCGTCATGA
- a CDS encoding FCD domain-containing protein, producing the protein MKILTAAEMKRNVPERFARILDYVFEQARAGRIKVGEELPSAGRIAAALGVSENESAAALREMETLCLVEKRSGSGPYIFGSVSNGFTHTFDVMRMLGIVGPRDVGAFRKSMELAVYDLAFRNRNKRLELAEMKEVLGAFPQENIETQIRLDQRFHYLLTEMTDNGVMTMLMSAIFEIYGRWVTRGLGAMPERGMRRLHNAHTKIYESLLHNDKAAGLEAIDEHYYLIELAGEEMLNVRSPRQPLV; encoded by the coding sequence ATGAAGATACTGACGGCGGCCGAGATGAAAAGAAACGTTCCAGAGCGCTTTGCGCGGATCCTGGATTACGTTTTCGAGCAGGCGCGCGCCGGGCGGATAAAGGTCGGAGAGGAACTTCCGTCCGCCGGCAGGATCGCCGCGGCGCTCGGCGTTTCCGAAAACGAGTCCGCCGCGGCCCTTCGCGAGATGGAGACTCTCTGCCTCGTCGAAAAACGTTCCGGGTCGGGACCCTATATATTCGGAAGTGTATCGAACGGCTTCACCCACACGTTCGACGTCATGCGGATGCTGGGGATCGTCGGGCCGCGCGACGTCGGCGCTTTTCGAAAGAGCATGGAGCTGGCAGTTTACGACCTCGCGTTCCGCAATCGGAACAAAAGGCTCGAGCTGGCGGAGATGAAAGAAGTCCTCGGCGCTTTCCCGCAAGAGAATATCGAGACGCAGATCAGGCTGGATCAGAGGTTCCATTATCTGCTGACCGAAATGACGGACAACGGAGTTATGACGATGCTGATGTCCGCGATCTTCGAAATCTACGGACGCTGGGTGACGCGGGGGCTCGGCGCGATGCCAGAGCGGGGCATGCGCCGCCTGCACAACGCCCATACGAAAATATACGAAAGCCTTCTCCACAACGACAAGGCGGCGGGGCTTGAAGCGATCGACGAACATTATTACCTCATAGAATTGGCGGGAGAAGAAATGCTGAACGTCCGCAGTCCGCGGCAGCCGTTGGTCTGA
- a CDS encoding glycine/betaine/sarcosine/D-proline family reductase selenoprotein B, with protein sequence MNKAEIIYSVTEESGEARDSVIPFIAYHTPAPKRCLDMLLAKYYGEKFCSEVKMPVPEEHVTPVLSVPLAAARIMVVTDGGLVPKGNPDCLPPSNAREFHAYGFGWAERFEADKYEVSHQGYDHGDVDEDPNRLLPLDILREMSREGTIGGVYPRFLSTTGVMMPSETARRIGREIADCASACPIDAVLVVSTCGTSTRCGACIVLALEDRGIPAAQIANLTEIAWNAGVRHVEKGASVGSPIGFAGLSRPEEYRRRRRIVCSALRRLCEDAV encoded by the coding sequence ATGAACAAGGCGGAAATCATTTATTCTGTGACGGAGGAATCGGGCGAGGCGCGGGATAGCGTCATCCCGTTCATCGCGTACCATACGCCGGCGCCCAAACGCTGTCTCGACATGCTGCTCGCCAAGTATTACGGGGAAAAGTTTTGCTCGGAAGTGAAAATGCCCGTACCGGAAGAGCACGTGACGCCGGTTCTTTCCGTTCCGCTCGCGGCGGCGCGGATCATGGTGGTCACGGACGGGGGGCTGGTGCCGAAAGGGAATCCCGACTGCCTGCCGCCGTCCAACGCGCGAGAGTTCCATGCCTATGGCTTCGGCTGGGCGGAGCGGTTCGAAGCGGACAAATACGAAGTGTCCCATCAGGGGTACGACCACGGCGACGTCGACGAAGACCCGAACCGCCTGCTTCCGCTGGATATTTTGCGGGAGATGAGCCGGGAGGGAACGATCGGCGGCGTATACCCGCGTTTTCTATCGACGACAGGCGTTATGATGCCGTCCGAAACGGCGCGCCGGATAGGGAGGGAAATCGCCGACTGCGCGTCGGCTTGTCCAATCGACGCCGTGCTTGTCGTTTCGACCTGCGGGACCAGCACGCGGTGCGGAGCCTGCATCGTACTGGCGCTGGAAGATCGCGGGATCCCGGCCGCGCAGATCGCGAACCTTACGGAGATCGCGTGGAACGCAGGCGTTCGGCACGTCGAAAAGGGAGCCAGCGTGGGAAGCCCGATCGGTTTCGCGGGGCTTTCGCGTCCGGAAGAGTACCGCCGCCGCCGGCGGATCGTCTGCTCGGCGCTGCGCAGGCTGTGCGAGGACGCCGTCTAA
- a CDS encoding GntR family transcriptional regulator, translating to MTCLREFEKVIDYIIGEIREGRAVVGSEIPSERQISTELCISRNSVREGVRALENMGVVESRHGSGNYISGSISGSVKRALDVMLLLRKIDMKEISDYRKSTELAVFDLAFGNPDKNNQLRKISEILDDFMKQPLEERIRRDNEFHYALVKMADNQILSIVMSSISEVYSRWVRQVLESMPEKGMRQLHEAHTKLFESFIHNDKAAGIAAIDEHYFTISLMAGRIGKKDAGNGV from the coding sequence ATGACCTGTCTTCGAGAGTTCGAAAAAGTCATAGACTACATCATCGGCGAGATCCGCGAAGGCAGGGCAGTCGTCGGGAGCGAGATCCCCTCGGAGCGGCAGATCTCGACGGAGCTCTGCATCAGTCGGAACTCCGTGCGCGAAGGCGTACGCGCTCTCGAGAACATGGGCGTCGTCGAAAGCCGCCATGGTTCGGGAAATTACATTTCTGGCAGCATTTCCGGCAGCGTCAAGCGTGCTCTCGACGTGATGCTCCTGCTGCGGAAGATCGACATGAAAGAGATTTCGGACTACCGCAAGAGCACGGAATTGGCCGTTTTCGATCTGGCTTTCGGCAACCCCGACAAAAACAACCAGCTGCGCAAGATCTCCGAAATACTGGACGACTTTATGAAACAGCCGCTGGAAGAGCGGATCCGGAGGGACAACGAGTTCCATTACGCTCTGGTAAAAATGGCGGATAACCAGATCCTTTCGATCGTCATGAGCAGCATTTCCGAGGTGTACTCGCGGTGGGTGCGGCAGGTGCTGGAGTCGATGCCCGAAAAGGGCATGCGGCAGCTGCACGAAGCTCATACGAAACTCTTCGAAAGCTTCATCCATAACGACAAAGCGGCAGGCATCGCAGCGATCGACGAGCATTATTTTACGATCAGCCTGATGGCCGGCCGGATCGGCAAAAAAGACGCAGGAAACGGCGTGTGA
- a CDS encoding L-lactate permease codes for MYALIAAVPILLTIVFMVFLNWSAKRSLVISWLAAFAVACSVWGMGIGEAAARTVAGFLASFETSAIIFGAILLMNVLKQSGAMASINGMFSGITEDARLQAIIVGYCFAGFIEGAAGFGTPAALGAPILISLGFPPLAAAAICLVCNSTPVNPGPVGVPLLTASKVVADAVKHLGGDPEKFTTVLTRWVCIPNMIGGLFIIMAIVFMMCKVFGKNRSFRDAVPAVPFCLLTGVVVGSIYIVMSFFAAPELISMTAFLGGMIVMMFCAKKGVCVPKKVWTFDGYKEWGEFSWQSTTVVTSVKDKGMKPLLAWGPYIVIGVILVLTRLNAFGLKTLFNNDPFILRVGNILGFEEIGWNFKFLYNPGIMPFVLVAILTVPLHRMSREEAKIAVADSVKNWSGAATALLFGVAMVNLYRYTSSAPIGAAIAGVAADAEFTFKNSSMLYVMADALAKLFQGTYFIIAPLIGVLGAFMSGSCTVSNTLFASLQFETATLVGLSQVLIVALQTMGGGIGNMICVNNIVAVCATTGTNGNEGKLIRTNIFPCLIYAAVVATVVGLLLAAGVDPMPELLAK; via the coding sequence ATGTATGCATTGATTGCCGCCGTACCGATCTTGCTCACTATCGTCTTCATGGTCTTTCTGAACTGGTCCGCCAAACGGTCGCTGGTTATTTCATGGCTCGCGGCTTTTGCCGTCGCGTGCTCCGTCTGGGGCATGGGGATCGGAGAAGCCGCCGCCCGAACGGTCGCTGGCTTCCTGGCTTCTTTCGAAACAAGCGCCATCATTTTCGGGGCAATCCTGCTGATGAACGTGCTCAAGCAGTCGGGCGCCATGGCTTCCATCAACGGAATGTTCTCCGGCATCACCGAAGACGCGCGTCTTCAGGCTATCATCGTTGGCTACTGCTTCGCCGGATTTATCGAGGGAGCGGCGGGGTTCGGCACGCCGGCCGCCTTGGGCGCGCCAATTCTGATCAGCCTGGGGTTTCCTCCTCTCGCCGCGGCGGCGATCTGCCTCGTCTGCAACTCGACGCCTGTCAACCCCGGCCCCGTCGGCGTGCCGCTGCTCACGGCTTCCAAAGTCGTTGCGGACGCGGTAAAACATCTCGGCGGCGATCCCGAAAAATTCACGACGGTGCTGACGCGCTGGGTCTGCATCCCGAACATGATCGGCGGTCTGTTTATCATCATGGCCATCGTCTTCATGATGTGTAAGGTGTTCGGGAAGAACCGTTCGTTCAGGGACGCCGTCCCTGCCGTTCCGTTTTGCCTACTCACCGGCGTCGTCGTCGGCTCGATCTACATCGTCATGTCGTTCTTCGCCGCTCCCGAATTGATTTCCATGACGGCTTTCCTCGGCGGCATGATCGTGATGATGTTCTGCGCGAAAAAAGGCGTCTGCGTTCCCAAAAAGGTCTGGACCTTTGACGGCTACAAAGAATGGGGTGAGTTCTCCTGGCAGTCCACCACAGTCGTCACATCCGTTAAGGACAAGGGCATGAAACCGCTTCTGGCCTGGGGGCCCTATATCGTCATCGGCGTTATCCTGGTGCTGACGAGACTGAACGCTTTCGGCCTCAAAACCCTTTTTAACAATGATCCGTTCATCCTGCGCGTCGGGAATATCCTCGGCTTCGAGGAAATCGGCTGGAACTTCAAGTTCCTGTACAACCCCGGCATCATGCCCTTCGTCCTCGTCGCAATCCTGACGGTCCCGCTGCACCGCATGTCGCGGGAAGAGGCCAAAATCGCCGTCGCAGATTCCGTGAAAAACTGGTCCGGCGCGGCCACAGCCTTGCTGTTCGGCGTCGCCATGGTCAACCTGTACCGCTACACGTCGAGCGCGCCAATCGGAGCAGCCATTGCCGGAGTCGCGGCGGACGCGGAGTTTACGTTCAAGAACAGCTCGATGCTCTACGTCATGGCCGACGCACTGGCGAAGCTCTTCCAGGGGACTTACTTCATTATCGCCCCGCTCATCGGCGTTCTCGGAGCGTTCATGTCGGGTTCCTGCACGGTGTCAAACACGCTGTTCGCTTCGTTGCAGTTCGAGACCGCGACCCTCGTCGGCTTGTCCCAGGTCCTCATCGTGGCGCTCCAGACCATGGGCGGCGGCATCGGCAACATGATCTGCGTCAACAACATCGTCGCAGTCTGCGCCACCACTGGCACGAACGGCAACGAAGGCAAGCTGATCCGCACGAACATCTTTCCCTGCCTGATCTATGCCGCCGTCGTCGCAACGGTCGTCGGGCTGCTACTGGCCGCCGGCGTCGATCCGATGCCGGAACTGCTGGCAAAATAA
- a CDS encoding glycine/betaine/sarcosine/D-proline family reductase selenoprotein B, which yields MTGKGGINMSEPIRVVHYINQFFAGMGAEDTASVGISVKEGPAGPGLGLQKELGDDYKIVATIICGDNTIAEKTDEVLAEFDKLLRKYGAQLFIAGPGFNAGRYGIGCGASAAYATEKMKLPAVTALYSENPGTDLYKDRCYILQTDNSAADMRKTLPKLAAFAKRLAERSPIGDGKKEGYHGSGPAVEIDYSVPASSRGVDMLLAKYYGRPFATEVRMPNHEEIPLPVLHKPLKEIKLALVTDGGLVPKGNPDSMVPTNSKTFNKYSIGDVTRLDAKDYEVSHQGYNNAFVLDDPNRLVPVDAALDLKKKGVIGELLDSYYTTAGVMTPMEMGKKFGSEIAADLRKQNVDAVILTSTUGTSSRCGAVMTKEIERAGIPVIHVTNLTEISKGIGSHRILRGNSVLHVFGNPKLPKEQEFKYREERLEKALDMLEEKPEAGQHTLIEE from the coding sequence ATGACCGGGAAAGGAGGAATCAACATGTCTGAACCGATCAGAGTAGTACATTACATCAATCAGTTCTTCGCCGGCATGGGGGCGGAAGATACCGCGAGCGTCGGCATCTCCGTCAAAGAGGGGCCGGCAGGCCCCGGCCTCGGGCTCCAGAAAGAGCTGGGGGACGATTATAAGATCGTTGCAACGATTATTTGCGGCGACAACACGATCGCGGAAAAAACGGACGAGGTCCTCGCCGAATTCGACAAGCTGCTCCGAAAGTACGGCGCCCAGCTGTTCATCGCCGGCCCAGGCTTTAACGCGGGACGTTACGGGATCGGCTGCGGCGCTTCGGCCGCCTACGCGACGGAGAAGATGAAGCTCCCCGCGGTGACGGCGCTGTACTCCGAAAATCCCGGCACGGACCTTTACAAGGACCGCTGCTACATCCTGCAGACCGACAACAGCGCGGCGGACATGCGGAAAACGCTTCCCAAGCTGGCCGCGTTCGCCAAACGGCTTGCGGAGAGGAGCCCAATCGGCGACGGGAAGAAGGAAGGCTATCATGGCTCCGGTCCCGCCGTGGAGATCGATTATTCCGTTCCCGCAAGCAGCAGGGGAGTGGATATGCTGCTTGCCAAGTATTACGGCCGCCCCTTCGCGACGGAAGTTCGCATGCCGAATCACGAGGAGATCCCGCTTCCGGTGCTGCATAAACCGCTGAAAGAGATAAAACTCGCGCTGGTCACGGACGGGGGCCTCGTGCCCAAGGGCAATCCGGACAGCATGGTGCCGACCAACTCCAAGACCTTCAACAAATACAGCATCGGTGATGTGACGCGCCTTGACGCGAAAGACTACGAAGTCAGCCACCAGGGTTACAACAACGCTTTCGTGCTGGACGACCCAAACCGCCTCGTCCCCGTGGACGCGGCGCTCGATCTCAAGAAAAAAGGCGTGATCGGCGAATTGCTGGATTCGTACTACACGACGGCCGGCGTGATGACGCCGATGGAAATGGGCAAAAAATTCGGCAGCGAGATCGCCGCGGACCTGCGCAAGCAGAACGTCGACGCGGTCATCCTCACCAGCACGTGAGGCACGTCCTCGCGCTGCGGTGCAGTGATGACGAAAGAGATCGAACGCGCCGGCATCCCGGTCATCCACGTGACAAACCTGACGGAAATTTCCAAGGGGATCGGCAGTCACAGGATCCTCAGGGGCAACAGCGTCCTGCACGTCTTTGGGAACCCGAAACTGCCGAAGGAGCAGGAATTCAAATATCGCGAGGAACGCCTGGAAAAAGCTCTCGACATGCTGGAAGAAAAACCGGAAGCCGGACAGCACACGCTTATCGAGGAGTAA